The Novosphingobium terrae genome has a window encoding:
- a CDS encoding HWE histidine kinase domain-containing protein gives MHLTEQDKAFVSEQEQTVDLTNCDREPIHLLGAIQPSGFLLALTSDWLVARVSANIGEYLGVSPEQLIGQPLADFVPRVLIHNLRNRVACLTNPDMVERMFGATFAEDERFFDIAIHVSGGQIVLEAEPGAQHNGDANGTVRSLIVRLDAQPDLPSFYREGARQIRALLGYDRVMVYKFAPDGSGEVVAEACRSGIGSFKGLHYPASDIPQQARQLYKRNLLRLIRDVHAQPVPIVPALDANRKPLDLSLSVLRSVSPIHIEYLKNMGVEASLSISIVVDGELWGLFACHHYAPRAPSYELRSLSELFAQMFAMRLESRERRELVDYERRARDISDQLLSAVASDETLLNDPDWLGDILTNAIPADGVGVWINGGYAFSGITPPTDDFRRIIRALNGTAAGKVYATDHIGSLVDGAETFAELASGLLAIPISRSPRDYVVLFRREMRSQVRWAGDPHKPVTYGPNGPRLTPRESFAEWHELVEGKSTPFSNSQIRVAETLRATLIEVVLRLADEATAHRHQANARQELLIAELNHRVRNILGVIRGLIRQSQPDEEAVKDFVRVVDGRIHALARAHNQITDDHWGPAPLEALIEAEAAAFAADKESSILSDGPPILLNPQAYSSMALVVHELVTNSTKYGSLSGQGEVHIKWYREEAGDLRFEWVESGGPPVQPPRRKGFGTTIIERSVPYDLGGTADIRYDPDGVKARFCIPARHVSERKSFAGKKIRIPHAHPQENFSFTPNFLSGKSVLLVEDSLIIALDAEDILVRFGASIATASTTEAAHDILDDVKPDLAILDINLGDRNSFGIASRLLDMGVPFFFASGYGEQAQLPMEHRSRLVVQKPYTTANIGRAIVELLGLESEPEVVG, from the coding sequence ATGCATCTTACAGAGCAGGACAAAGCCTTCGTGTCAGAACAAGAGCAAACGGTCGACCTTACCAATTGCGATCGTGAGCCCATTCATCTGCTGGGGGCCATCCAGCCTTCGGGCTTCCTGCTGGCGCTGACCTCGGACTGGCTGGTGGCCCGCGTCTCCGCCAACATCGGCGAGTATCTGGGGGTTTCGCCCGAGCAGCTGATCGGCCAGCCGCTGGCCGATTTCGTGCCGCGCGTGCTGATCCACAATCTGCGCAACCGTGTGGCCTGCCTGACCAACCCCGATATGGTCGAACGCATGTTCGGCGCCACCTTCGCCGAGGATGAGCGCTTTTTCGACATCGCCATCCATGTCTCGGGCGGCCAGATCGTACTGGAGGCCGAGCCCGGCGCGCAGCACAATGGCGACGCCAATGGCACGGTGCGCAGCCTGATCGTGCGGCTCGATGCCCAGCCCGACCTGCCCTCCTTCTACCGCGAGGGCGCCCGCCAGATCCGCGCCCTGCTGGGCTATGACCGGGTGATGGTCTACAAATTCGCCCCCGACGGCTCGGGCGAGGTGGTGGCCGAGGCCTGCCGTTCGGGCATCGGCAGCTTCAAGGGGCTGCATTACCCCGCCAGCGACATTCCCCAGCAGGCCCGCCAGCTCTATAAGCGCAATTTACTGCGGCTGATCCGCGATGTTCACGCCCAGCCGGTGCCGATCGTTCCCGCGCTCGATGCCAACCGCAAGCCTTTGGACCTGTCGCTGTCGGTCCTGCGTTCGGTCTCGCCGATCCATATCGAATATCTGAAAAACATGGGGGTCGAAGCCTCGCTGTCGATCTCCATCGTGGTCGATGGCGAGCTGTGGGGCCTGTTTGCCTGCCACCATTACGCCCCACGCGCGCCCAGCTATGAATTGCGCTCCTTGAGCGAACTCTTCGCCCAGATGTTCGCCATGCGGCTGGAAAGCCGGGAACGCCGCGAGCTGGTGGACTATGAACGCCGCGCACGTGACATTTCCGATCAGCTGCTCAGCGCCGTGGCCTCGGATGAAACGCTGCTCAACGATCCCGACTGGCTGGGTGACATCCTGACCAATGCCATCCCTGCCGATGGCGTGGGCGTATGGATCAACGGCGGCTATGCCTTCTCCGGCATAACGCCCCCCACCGACGATTTCCGCCGCATCATCCGCGCCCTCAACGGCACGGCGGCGGGCAAGGTCTATGCCACCGATCATATCGGCTCACTGGTCGATGGGGCGGAGACCTTTGCCGAACTGGCCTCGGGCCTGCTGGCCATCCCCATTTCGCGCTCGCCGCGTGACTATGTGGTGCTGTTCCGGCGCGAGATGCGCTCGCAGGTGCGCTGGGCGGGCGATCCGCACAAGCCGGTCACCTATGGCCCCAACGGCCCGCGCCTGACCCCGCGCGAAAGCTTCGCCGAATGGCATGAGCTGGTGGAGGGCAAATCCACGCCCTTCAGCAACTCGCAGATTCGCGTGGCCGAAACCCTGCGCGCCACGCTGATCGAGGTGGTGCTGCGCCTGGCCGACGAGGCTACCGCCCATCGCCATCAGGCCAATGCGCGGCAGGAATTGCTGATCGCGGAACTCAATCACCGCGTGCGCAACATTCTGGGGGTGATCCGTGGCCTGATCCGCCAGTCGCAGCCCGATGAGGAGGCGGTGAAGGATTTCGTCCGCGTCGTCGATGGCCGCATCCATGCGCTGGCCCGCGCCCACAACCAGATCACCGACGACCACTGGGGCCCCGCCCCTCTGGAGGCGCTGATCGAGGCCGAGGCCGCCGCCTTTGCCGCCGACAAGGAAAGCTCGATCCTGTCGGACGGTCCGCCGATCCTGCTCAACCCGCAGGCCTATTCCTCGATGGCGCTGGTGGTGCATGAGCTGGTCACCAACTCCACCAAATATGGCAGTCTTTCGGGACAGGGCGAAGTCCATATCAAATGGTATCGCGAGGAAGCGGGCGATCTGCGCTTCGAATGGGTGGAAAGCGGCGGCCCGCCGGTGCAGCCCCCGCGCCGCAAGGGCTTCGGCACCACCATCATCGAGCGTTCGGTGCCCTATGATCTGGGCGGCACGGCGGACATCCGCTACGATCCGGATGGGGTGAAGGCGCGCTTCTGCATTCCCGCCCGCCATGTTTCGGAGCGCAAGAGCTTTGCGGGCAAGAAGATCCGCATCCCCCACGCCCATCCGCAGGAAAACTTCTCCTTCACGCCCAATTTTCTGTCGGGCAAATCGGTGCTGCTGGTGGAAGACAGCCTGATCATCGCGCTGGATGCCGAAGATATTCTGGTGCGCTTCGGCGCCTCCATCGCGACAGCCTCCACCACCGAGGCGGCGCATGACATTCTGGACGATGTGAAGCCCGATCTGGCGATCCTCGACATCAATCTGGGGGACCGCAACAGCTTCGGCATCGCCAGCCGGTTGCTGGATATGGGCGTGCCCTTCTTCTTCGCCTCGGGCTATGGCGAGCAGGCGCAATTGCCGATGGAGCATCGTTCGCGGCTGGTGGTGCAAAAACCCTATACCACGGCCAACATCGGGCGGGCGATCGTGGAGCTTTTGGGGCTGGAGAGCGAGCCGGAAGTGGTCGGCTAA
- a CDS encoding tannase/feruloyl esterase family alpha/beta hydrolase, with protein MMVRAATPARPGSLRKGAGWLTAMMVALAVMLGLAAPAQAAPAPALAGVAPLRSCESLAQLDLSAATGAKTSITATQVSGDHPYCKLTGTIAPAITYEVRLPLQGWSQRFLQTGCGGLCGNLRIDVSKAEDCTPATDGTLALASTDMGHQGNDTAWGDNQQQREDFAFRGVHATTLAAKALIRAFYGQPQKYAYFAGCSDGGREALIAAQRYPDDFDGITAGAPAMNFHMQNSFHHAWLARVNTGADGQPLITAVDVNPIHAEVLRQCDKLDGLADGQITDPRLCRFNPAPLLCKGVYEAGKCLTAVQVEAVRRIFGGARDAKGRLLEVAPLQPGSELNWVGVFVPPRPGMPIFSGRIALDAINHVMFTPNPATPYTIADFPFDDAMLARLQPARALYDATNPDLSAFFAHGGKLILWHGWSDPHISPLGTLDYFERIGLKLGKAKRDASVRLFLFPGMSHCSGGDGPSEFPMLAGIMGWVEDGAAPQVMLAHRAGQTHEGQPTAPSGMMAKGPPPADGPPPGMMPPQPKLPPRSRPVYAYPQVAVYTGKGSMDEAASFTAKTPAPVDGLSHWLGAR; from the coding sequence ATGATGGTTCGAGCAGCAACACCGGCAAGGCCGGGCAGCCTGCGCAAGGGGGCAGGGTGGCTGACTGCCATGATGGTGGCGCTGGCCGTGATGCTGGGGCTGGCGGCGCCGGCTCAAGCCGCGCCCGCGCCCGCTCTGGCCGGCGTGGCGCCGTTGCGCAGCTGCGAGAGTCTGGCCCAGCTCGATCTGTCCGCTGCCACAGGCGCCAAAACGTCCATCACCGCCACGCAGGTCTCTGGCGATCATCCCTATTGCAAGCTCACCGGCACCATTGCGCCGGCCATCACCTATGAGGTGCGCCTGCCGCTTCAGGGCTGGAGCCAGCGCTTCCTGCAGACCGGCTGCGGCGGCCTGTGCGGCAATCTGCGCATCGATGTCTCCAAGGCGGAGGATTGCACCCCGGCCACCGATGGCACGCTGGCGCTGGCCAGCACCGATATGGGCCATCAGGGCAATGACACTGCCTGGGGCGACAACCAGCAGCAGCGCGAGGATTTCGCCTTTCGCGGCGTGCATGCCACCACGCTGGCGGCCAAGGCGCTGATCCGCGCCTTCTATGGCCAGCCGCAGAAATATGCCTATTTCGCCGGATGCAGCGATGGCGGGCGCGAGGCGCTGATCGCCGCCCAGCGCTACCCCGATGATTTCGACGGCATCACCGCCGGGGCTCCGGCGATGAATTTCCATATGCAGAACAGCTTCCATCACGCCTGGCTGGCCAGGGTGAACACCGGCGCCGATGGCCAGCCGCTGATCACCGCCGTGGATGTCAATCCGATCCATGCCGAGGTGCTGCGCCAGTGTGATAAGCTCGACGGGCTGGCCGATGGCCAGATCACCGATCCGCGCCTGTGCCGTTTCAACCCCGCGCCGCTGCTCTGCAAGGGCGTCTATGAGGCAGGCAAATGCCTGACCGCCGTTCAGGTCGAGGCCGTGCGCCGGATCTTCGGCGGCGCGCGCGACGCCAAGGGCCGCCTGCTGGAGGTCGCCCCGCTGCAGCCGGGCAGCGAGCTGAACTGGGTGGGCGTTTTCGTGCCGCCGCGCCCCGGCATGCCGATCTTTTCGGGCCGCATTGCGCTCGATGCCATCAACCATGTGATGTTCACGCCCAATCCGGCCACGCCCTACACCATCGCGGATTTCCCCTTCGACGATGCGATGCTGGCCAGGCTGCAACCGGCCCGCGCGCTGTACGATGCCACCAACCCCGATCTCTCGGCCTTCTTCGCCCATGGCGGCAAGCTGATCCTGTGGCACGGCTGGAGCGATCCGCATATCAGCCCGCTGGGCACGCTCGATTATTTCGAGCGCATCGGCCTCAAGCTCGGCAAGGCGAAGCGCGATGCCTCGGTGAGGCTGTTCCTCTTCCCCGGCATGAGCCATTGCTCGGGCGGCGACGGGCCCAGCGAGTTCCCGATGCTGGCGGGGATCATGGGTTGGGTGGAGGATGGTGCCGCCCCTCAGGTGATGCTGGCCCATCGCGCCGGGCAGACGCATGAGGGCCAGCCCACGGCGCCCTCCGGCATGATGGCCAAGGGCCCGCCGCCTGCCGATGGCCCGCCTCCGGGCATGATGCCGCCTCAGCCCAAGCTGCCGCCGCGCAGCCGTCCGGTCTATGCCTATCCGCAGGTGGCGGTCTACACCGGCAAGGGCTCGATGGATGAGGCGGCCAGCTTCACCGCGAAGACCCCGGCGCCGGTCGATGGCCTCTCCCACTGGCTGGGCGCCCGCTGA
- a CDS encoding acyltransferase family protein, translated as MLTSPRLTVVSPPCAPHAAASPSGAAVPGDGARYDRVDALRALAMAAVIAQHTDILPFGWLGVWVFYVISGFVVTLSIRAAAPVAGAAQPATKGAMLAGFYIRRAARIMPLYWLYVALAGLITFWLPGPDDPWEILSQASFTYNFYLLDHPEISVVPTTHLWTISVEMQFYALAGIAIVLLSDGALKRCLAGVVVGCLLGRIALIGQLQHFNQSAHISFLHFDAFSAGCLLALYRRKIGAMQASFLMMLGVMAMALLVAVYAVVNHHLGAQGIEVVQKILSGDGMGQGRGAFIFSAATMLGVGCVAMAAAGRGWFPALLGWRWLARIGRASYSGYLLHFAVIEGLREAVLLLIGHDPMRSGAGAIQIAFRLALFVASTGMTVLLADLCYRWLEMPLARRCRRLLEKCLLRPALA; from the coding sequence ATGCTGACAAGCCCGCGGCTGACGGTGGTGTCGCCCCCTTGCGCGCCTCATGCTGCGGCCTCGCCGTCCGGCGCTGCGGTGCCGGGCGATGGGGCGCGTTACGACCGGGTCGATGCCCTGCGCGCTCTGGCGATGGCGGCGGTGATCGCCCAGCATACGGATATTCTGCCCTTCGGCTGGCTGGGGGTCTGGGTGTTCTATGTGATCTCGGGCTTTGTGGTGACCCTTTCGATCCGCGCCGCCGCGCCGGTGGCGGGTGCGGCCCAACCCGCGACGAAAGGGGCGATGTTGGCGGGCTTCTACATCCGTCGCGCGGCGCGCATCATGCCGCTCTATTGGCTTTATGTGGCACTGGCCGGGCTGATCACCTTCTGGCTCCCGGGGCCGGATGACCCGTGGGAGATCCTGTCGCAGGCCAGCTTCACCTATAATTTCTATCTGCTCGATCATCCCGAAATATCGGTGGTGCCTACCACCCATCTCTGGACCATCTCGGTGGAGATGCAGTTCTATGCGCTGGCGGGGATCGCCATCGTGCTGCTGTCGGATGGCGCGCTCAAGCGCTGTCTGGCCGGGGTGGTGGTGGGGTGCCTGCTGGGGCGCATCGCTTTGATCGGCCAGTTGCAGCATTTCAACCAGTCGGCGCATATCTCCTTCCTGCATTTCGATGCCTTCTCGGCGGGCTGCCTGCTGGCGCTGTATCGGCGAAAGATCGGGGCGATGCAGGCCTCTTTCCTGATGATGCTCGGGGTGATGGCGATGGCCCTGCTGGTGGCGGTCTATGCCGTGGTGAACCACCATCTGGGGGCGCAGGGCATCGAGGTGGTGCAGAAGATCCTCTCGGGCGACGGCATGGGGCAGGGGCGCGGCGCCTTCATCTTTTCCGCAGCGACGATGCTGGGGGTCGGCTGCGTGGCCATGGCGGCGGCGGGGCGCGGGTGGTTTCCGGCGCTGCTGGGGTGGCGCTGGCTGGCGCGGATCGGGCGGGCGTCCTATTCCGGCTATCTGCTGCATTTCGCCGTGATCGAGGGGCTGCGCGAAGCTGTGCTGCTGCTGATCGGGCATGACCCCATGCGCAGCGGAGCCGGTGCCATACAGATTGCCTTCCGTCTGGCATTGTTCGTAGCGTCCACCGGGATGACGGTGCTGCTGGCCGATCTGTGCTACCGCTGGCTGGAGATGCCGCTGGCCCGGCGCTGCCGCCGCCTGCTGGAAAAATGTCTGCTGAGGCCGGCGCTGGCCTGA
- a CDS encoding NADP-dependent malic enzyme, producing the protein MDDTLYRAALDYHRYPKPGKLSIEPTKRMVNQRDLALAYSPGVAIPCTEIAADPDKALEYTARGNLVAVISNGTAVLGLGAIGALASKPVMEGKAVLFKKFADIDVFDIEVDTTDPQKFIDAVALLEPTFGGINLEDIKAPECFFIEAELKKRMNIPVFHDDQHGTAIVVAAGVRNALVLQGKELSEVKLVTSGAGAAALACVDLLVSMGLRIENVTLTDKDGVIHSGREGMAPNMARYARETNARTLPEVLPGANVFLGLSAPGVLKPEWLPLLAEKPLIFALANPEPEIRPEVVREQRPDAIVATGRSDYPNQVNNVLCFPYIFRGALDVGATAINEEMKAAAAEAIASLARLPAHESVAQAYGGRRLTFGAEYIIPTPFDPRLISEIAPAVAKAAMDSGVARKTIDLDAYRRSLAEQNLRSTHLMMPVFEAARGTNKRVVYAEGEDERVLRAIQDVLDEGLAKPTIVGRRRILSKLMPELGLRFALDRDVEVIDPETDHEILRPLVEAYREIAARKGVPSQEIPRHVYRRPTVTAAMLLRTGRVDAALVGGKSEYWSQIEHILRIIDPLPGLQRVYALSGLILDAGALFITDTHLVPDPTPEQIAEMTVLAASHVAQFGLTPRVALLSHSNFGSSHSPSARKMRAAFKLVKQQAPDLQVDGEMHADAALSQRLRETLVGDSPLEGPANLLVMPNLDAANITLTALAASSSSPTVGPMLMGLSKPIHVLTPGVTARGILNLTTIAAAEVAHRQ; encoded by the coding sequence ATGGACGATACGCTTTACCGCGCCGCACTCGATTACCACCGCTATCCCAAGCCGGGCAAACTCAGCATCGAGCCGACCAAGCGCATGGTCAACCAGCGCGACTTGGCGCTGGCCTATTCGCCGGGCGTGGCCATCCCCTGCACCGAAATCGCCGCCGACCCTGACAAGGCGCTGGAGTATACCGCGCGCGGCAATCTGGTAGCCGTGATCTCCAACGGCACGGCGGTGCTGGGTCTGGGCGCGATCGGCGCGCTGGCCTCCAAGCCGGTGATGGAGGGCAAGGCGGTCCTCTTCAAGAAATTCGCCGACATCGACGTGTTCGACATCGAGGTCGACACCACCGATCCGCAAAAGTTCATCGATGCGGTGGCCCTGCTGGAGCCCACCTTCGGCGGCATCAACCTTGAGGACATCAAGGCCCCCGAATGCTTCTTCATCGAGGCCGAGCTGAAGAAGCGCATGAACATTCCGGTGTTCCATGACGATCAGCACGGCACCGCCATCGTGGTGGCCGCCGGTGTGCGCAATGCGCTGGTGCTTCAGGGCAAGGAGCTGTCCGAGGTCAAGCTGGTCACCTCCGGCGCGGGCGCGGCAGCGCTGGCCTGCGTCGATCTGCTGGTCTCGATGGGGCTGCGGATCGAGAATGTCACGCTGACCGACAAGGATGGCGTGATCCACAGCGGGCGTGAGGGCATGGCCCCCAACATGGCCCGCTATGCGCGCGAAACCAACGCCCGCACCCTGCCCGAAGTGCTGCCGGGCGCCAATGTGTTCCTCGGCCTCTCGGCGCCGGGCGTGCTGAAGCCCGAATGGCTGCCGCTGCTGGCCGAAAAGCCGCTGATCTTCGCGCTCGCCAATCCCGAGCCGGAAATCCGCCCCGAGGTGGTGCGCGAGCAGCGCCCCGACGCCATCGTGGCCACCGGACGTTCGGATTATCCCAATCAGGTCAACAACGTCCTGTGCTTCCCTTACATCTTCCGCGGCGCGCTCGATGTCGGCGCCACGGCGATCAATGAGGAGATGAAGGCGGCCGCGGCCGAGGCCATCGCCTCGCTGGCGCGCCTGCCCGCGCATGAGAGCGTGGCCCAGGCCTATGGCGGCCGCCGCCTGACCTTCGGCGCGGAATACATCATCCCCACGCCCTTCGATCCGCGCCTGATTTCGGAAATCGCCCCTGCTGTCGCCAAGGCGGCGATGGACAGCGGCGTGGCCCGCAAGACGATCGATCTCGACGCCTATCGCCGCTCGCTGGCCGAGCAGAACCTGCGCTCGACCCATCTGATGATGCCGGTGTTCGAGGCGGCGCGCGGCACCAACAAGCGCGTGGTCTATGCCGAAGGCGAGGATGAGCGCGTGCTGCGCGCCATTCAGGACGTGCTGGACGAAGGGCTGGCCAAGCCGACCATCGTGGGCCGCCGCCGCATCCTCTCCAAACTCATGCCCGAACTGGGCCTGCGTTTCGCGCTGGACCGCGATGTCGAGGTGATCGATCCTGAGACCGATCACGAAATCCTGCGCCCGCTGGTCGAGGCCTATCGCGAGATCGCCGCGCGCAAGGGCGTGCCCTCGCAGGAAATTCCGCGCCATGTCTATCGCCGCCCCACGGTGACGGCAGCCATGCTGCTGCGCACGGGCCGGGTGGATGCCGCACTGGTGGGCGGCAAGTCGGAATATTGGAGCCAGATCGAACATATTCTGCGCATCATCGATCCGCTGCCGGGCTTGCAGCGCGTCTATGCGCTGTCGGGCCTGATTCTGGATGCGGGCGCGCTGTTCATCACCGACACCCATCTGGTGCCCGATCCCACGCCGGAGCAGATTGCCGAAATGACGGTGCTGGCCGCAAGCCATGTCGCGCAATTCGGCCTGACGCCGCGCGTGGCGCTGCTCTCGCACTCCAACTTCGGCTCCTCGCACAGCCCCAGCGCGCGCAAGATGCGCGCCGCCTTCAAGCTGGTGAAGCAGCAGGCGCCCGATCTGCAGGTCGATGGCGAAATGCATGCCGATGCCGCGCTCTCGCAGCGCCTGCGTGAGACGCTGGTGGGCGACAGCCCGCTGGAAGGCCCGGCCAACCTGCTGGTCATGCCCAATCTGGATGCTGCCAACATCACGCTGACGGCGCTGGCGGCCTCTTCCAGCTCGCCCACCGTGGGGCCGATGCTGATGGGCCTGTCCAAGCCGATCCATGTGCTGACGCCTGGCGTGACCGCGCGCGGGATTCTGAACCTGACGACCATTGCGGCGGCTGAAGTGGCCCATCGCCAGTAA